One part of the Apus apus isolate bApuApu2 chromosome 11, bApuApu2.pri.cur, whole genome shotgun sequence genome encodes these proteins:
- the IRX5 gene encoding iroquois-class homeodomain protein IRX-5 isoform X1, with translation MSYPQGYLYQPSASLALYSCPAYSTSVISGPRTDELGRSSSGSAFSPYAGSTAFTAPSPGYNSHLQYGTDPAAAAAAAFTSYVGSPYDHTPGMAGSLGYHPYAAPLGSYPYGDPAYRKNATRDATATLKAWLNEHRKNPYPTKGEKIMLAIITKMTLTQVSTWFANARRRLKKENKMTWTPRNRSEDEEEEENIDLEKNDEDEPQKLEEKGDPGTPDTAADPKVAPGCERLQESPGPREAEGGLSDSDCKEPAEERLDGPPAPSKAPGSSPLGPCPTGRGLPPVGGEEPPPYRPPSAAAGPPHAADLHPLLPAATGASVIHSPQQAALAKPKLWSLAEIATSADKAKEAGGEAAPPGPAVLGGSGPARSPPRSPAAQCPFPNGAVLPRPLYYTAPFYPGYTNYSSFGALHGHPAGGPAAAAPGAHFNGLNQTVLSRAESLAKDTKMIRSQSQVDLCKDSPYELKKGMSNI, from the exons ATGTCGTATCCTCAGGGTTACTTGTACCAGCCGTCAGCGTCCTTGGCTCTCTACTCCTGCCCGGCGTACAGCACCAGCGTGATCTCCGGACCCAGGACTGATGAACTTGGGAGATCTTCTTCGGGCTCCGCTTTTTCCCCTTATGCCGGATCTACCGCCTTTACCGCCCCTTCCCCGGGTTACAACTCCCACCTCCAGTACGGCACCGACccggccgccgctgccgccgccgccttCACTTCCTACGTG gGCTCGCCCTACGACCACACGCCGGGCATGGCCGGTTCCCTGGGGTACCACCCGTACGCGGCGCCGCTGGGCTCCTACCCCTACGGGGACCCGGCGTACCGCAAGAACGCGACGCGGGACGCCACGGCCACCCTCAAGGCCTGGCTCAACGAGCACCGGAAAAACCCTTACCCCACCAAGGGCGAGAAGATCATGCTGGCCATCATCACCAAAATGACCCTCACCCAGGTGTCCACCTGGTTCGCCAACGCGCGGCGGCGGCtcaaaaaggagaacaaaatgaCCTGGACGCCGCGGAACCGCAGCGAGGAcgaagaggaagaagagaacatCGACCTTGAGAAAAACGACGAGGACGAGCCCCAGAAactggaggagaagggggacCCCGGGACACCGGACACAG CGGCGGATCCTAAGGTAGCGCCGGGCTGCGAACGTCTCCAGGAGTCCCCCGGCCCCCGGGAGGCCGAGGGCGGCCTCAGCGACTCGGATTGCAAAGAGCCGGCGGAGGAGCGGCTCGACGGGCCGCCTGCCCCCTCCAAGGCGCCCGGCTCTTCCCCGCTGGGGCCGTGCCCGACGGGCCGCGGGCTGCCGCCGGTGGGCGGCGAGGAGCCCCCGCCGTACCGCCCGCCCTCCGCCGCCGCTGGGCCGCCGCACGCCGCCGACTTGCACCCGCTGCTGCCCGCCGCCACCGGCGCCTCCGTCATCCACTCGCCGCAGCAGGCGGCCCTCGCCAAGCCCAAGCTCTGGTCGCTGGCCGAGATCGCCACCTCGGCGGACAAGGCGAAGGAAGCCGGCGGCGAGGCAgctccccccggccccgccgtgCTGGGTGGCAGCGGCCCGGCCCGCTCGCCGCCGCGCTCGCCGGCAGCGCAGTGCCCCTTCCCCAACGGGGCGGTCCTGCCGCGGCCGCTCTACTACACGGCGCCCTTCTACCCCGGTTACACGAACTACAGCTCCTTCGGGGCCCTGCACGGGCACCCCGCtggcggccccgccgccgccgcccccggcgcTCACTTCAATGGATTAAACCAGACTGTCCTCAGCAGAGCCGAGAGCCTGGCTAAAGACACTAAAATGATCAGGAGCCAGTCCCAAGTAGACCTTTGCAAAGACTCACCTTACGAACTGAAGAAAGGTATGTCCAACATTTAA
- the IRX5 gene encoding iroquois-class homeodomain protein IRX-5 isoform X2: MSYPQGYLYQPSASLALYSCPAYSTSVISGPRTDELGRSSSGSAFSPYAGSTAFTAPSPGYNSHLQYGTDPAAAAAAAFTSYVGSPYDHTPGMAGSLGYHPYAAPLGSYPYGDPAYRKNATRDATATLKAWLNEHRKNPYPTKGEKIMLAIITKMTLTQVSTWFANARRRLKKENKMTWTPRNRSEDEEEEENIDLEKNDEDEPQKLEEKGDPGTPDTGAADPKVAPGCERLQESPGPREAEGGLSDSDCKEPAEERLDGPPAPSKAPGSSPLGPCPTGRGLPPVGGEEPPPYRPPSAAAGPPHAADLHPLLPAATGASVIHSPQQAALAKPKLWSLAEIATSADKAKEAGGEAAPPGPAVLGGSGPARSPPRSPAAQCPFPNGAVLPRPLYYTAPFYPGYTNYSSFGALHGHPAGGPAAAAPGAHFNGLNQTVLSRAESLAKDTKMIRSQSQVDLCKDSPYELKKGMSNI; this comes from the exons ATGTCGTATCCTCAGGGTTACTTGTACCAGCCGTCAGCGTCCTTGGCTCTCTACTCCTGCCCGGCGTACAGCACCAGCGTGATCTCCGGACCCAGGACTGATGAACTTGGGAGATCTTCTTCGGGCTCCGCTTTTTCCCCTTATGCCGGATCTACCGCCTTTACCGCCCCTTCCCCGGGTTACAACTCCCACCTCCAGTACGGCACCGACccggccgccgctgccgccgccgccttCACTTCCTACGTG gGCTCGCCCTACGACCACACGCCGGGCATGGCCGGTTCCCTGGGGTACCACCCGTACGCGGCGCCGCTGGGCTCCTACCCCTACGGGGACCCGGCGTACCGCAAGAACGCGACGCGGGACGCCACGGCCACCCTCAAGGCCTGGCTCAACGAGCACCGGAAAAACCCTTACCCCACCAAGGGCGAGAAGATCATGCTGGCCATCATCACCAAAATGACCCTCACCCAGGTGTCCACCTGGTTCGCCAACGCGCGGCGGCGGCtcaaaaaggagaacaaaatgaCCTGGACGCCGCGGAACCGCAGCGAGGAcgaagaggaagaagagaacatCGACCTTGAGAAAAACGACGAGGACGAGCCCCAGAAactggaggagaagggggacCCCGGGACACCGGACACAG GAGCGGCGGATCCTAAGGTAGCGCCGGGCTGCGAACGTCTCCAGGAGTCCCCCGGCCCCCGGGAGGCCGAGGGCGGCCTCAGCGACTCGGATTGCAAAGAGCCGGCGGAGGAGCGGCTCGACGGGCCGCCTGCCCCCTCCAAGGCGCCCGGCTCTTCCCCGCTGGGGCCGTGCCCGACGGGCCGCGGGCTGCCGCCGGTGGGCGGCGAGGAGCCCCCGCCGTACCGCCCGCCCTCCGCCGCCGCTGGGCCGCCGCACGCCGCCGACTTGCACCCGCTGCTGCCCGCCGCCACCGGCGCCTCCGTCATCCACTCGCCGCAGCAGGCGGCCCTCGCCAAGCCCAAGCTCTGGTCGCTGGCCGAGATCGCCACCTCGGCGGACAAGGCGAAGGAAGCCGGCGGCGAGGCAgctccccccggccccgccgtgCTGGGTGGCAGCGGCCCGGCCCGCTCGCCGCCGCGCTCGCCGGCAGCGCAGTGCCCCTTCCCCAACGGGGCGGTCCTGCCGCGGCCGCTCTACTACACGGCGCCCTTCTACCCCGGTTACACGAACTACAGCTCCTTCGGGGCCCTGCACGGGCACCCCGCtggcggccccgccgccgccgcccccggcgcTCACTTCAATGGATTAAACCAGACTGTCCTCAGCAGAGCCGAGAGCCTGGCTAAAGACACTAAAATGATCAGGAGCCAGTCCCAAGTAGACCTTTGCAAAGACTCACCTTACGAACTGAAGAAAGGTATGTCCAACATTTAA